A single window of Deltaproteobacteria bacterium GWC2_65_14 DNA harbors:
- a CDS encoding 30S ribosomal protein S7, whose protein sequence is MPRRGLVTKREIRPDPVFGDPLVARMIHGVMRNGKKSVAEKVVYGSLEILRDKTKEEPVSVLKKAIENIKPVLEVKSRRVGGATYQVPIEIRPERRLALSIRWLIGFARDRGEKTMVDRLSAELLDAFHNRGLTVKKKEDTHKMAEANKAFAHYRW, encoded by the coding sequence ATGCCGAGGCGGGGGTTGGTTACAAAACGGGAAATCCGGCCGGATCCGGTGTTCGGGGATCCGCTCGTGGCGAGGATGATCCACGGGGTCATGCGGAACGGGAAGAAGAGCGTGGCGGAGAAGGTCGTCTACGGGTCGCTGGAGATCCTCCGGGACAAGACGAAGGAGGAGCCGGTCTCGGTCCTCAAGAAGGCCATCGAGAACATCAAACCCGTGCTCGAGGTCAAGTCGCGCCGGGTCGGCGGAGCGACCTACCAGGTCCCCATCGAGATCCGGCCGGAGCGGCGCCTCGCACTGAGCATCCGGTGGCTGATCGGTTTCGCGAGGGATCGCGGGGAGAAGACGATGGTGGACCGTCTCTCGGCGGAGCTGCTCGACGCCTTCCACAACCGCGGCCTGACGGTGAAGAAGAAGGAAGACACCCACAAGATGGCGGAGGCCAACAAGGCCTTCGCGCACTACCGCTGGTAA